The Streptomyces sp. NBC_00440 genome contains a region encoding:
- a CDS encoding ABC transporter permease — MTAVQTIGTGRPTEGAGPDGPTRGERISALAQQHGALVTLVVAVIAASLSFDTFLTTDNLGNMAVSSAFLAVVALGMTFVIITGGIDLSVGSLFALGGVLGAWGSRYGTVVALLLPLAVCGLIGLVNGLLIARARLAPFIVTLASLLAARGILLAITHEGATTYLVDDTSFFARLGQNKLLGVGVPVWITVALFVLGAVVLRRTRFGQYVYAVGGNEDAAALMGAPVARTKTTVYALSGVCAGLAGALNAAWLVSGVTILGSGMELEAISAVVIGGTLLTGGFGFISGSLVGVLLLKVIQNVINQIGSLDSAYQQVVSGAFLAAVVIAQTWLGRRRRML, encoded by the coding sequence GTGACCGCCGTGCAGACCATCGGGACCGGCCGGCCGACCGAAGGGGCCGGGCCGGACGGCCCGACCCGCGGGGAGCGGATCAGCGCACTCGCCCAGCAGCACGGCGCGCTGGTGACACTCGTCGTCGCCGTGATCGCTGCCTCGCTGAGCTTCGACACCTTCCTCACCACCGACAACCTCGGCAACATGGCCGTCTCCTCGGCCTTCCTCGCCGTCGTGGCCCTCGGTATGACCTTCGTGATCATCACGGGCGGAATCGACCTGTCGGTGGGCTCGCTCTTCGCGCTGGGGGGCGTGCTCGGCGCCTGGGGCTCGCGGTACGGGACCGTGGTGGCCCTGCTCCTCCCGTTGGCGGTCTGCGGGCTGATCGGCCTGGTCAACGGCCTGTTGATCGCGAGGGCCAGGCTGGCACCGTTCATCGTGACACTCGCGTCGCTGCTCGCCGCCCGCGGCATTCTGCTGGCGATCACCCATGAGGGCGCGACGACCTATCTGGTCGACGACACGTCGTTCTTCGCCCGTCTCGGCCAGAACAAGCTGCTCGGCGTCGGGGTGCCCGTCTGGATCACGGTGGCGCTCTTCGTGCTGGGAGCGGTGGTGCTGCGCCGCACCCGCTTCGGCCAGTACGTGTACGCGGTCGGCGGCAACGAGGACGCGGCAGCGCTGATGGGCGCCCCCGTCGCCCGTACGAAGACCACCGTGTACGCGCTCTCCGGGGTCTGCGCGGGGCTCGCGGGGGCGCTCAACGCGGCCTGGCTGGTCTCCGGTGTCACCATCCTCGGCTCGGGCATGGAGCTGGAGGCGATCTCGGCCGTCGTCATCGGCGGCACCCTGCTGACCGGCGGATTCGGCTTCATCAGCGGCTCGCTCGTCGGTGTGCTGCTGCTGAAGGTCATCCAGAACGTCATCAACCAGATCGGCTCGCTGGACTCCGCGTACCAGCAGGTGGTCAGCGGCGCCTTCCTGGCGGCCGTGGTCATCGCCCAGACCTGGCTGGGCAGGCGCCGCAGGATGCTGTGA
- a CDS encoding SAM-dependent methyltransferase codes for MTAGNPKHQIDTSKPHPARVYDYLLGGKDHYLVDRELGEQLADFIRVGAEQNRAFMHRATAWAAHQGIDQYLDIGTGIPTEPNLHQIVQEIIPAARVVYADNDPIVLRHAEALLVSTPEGATHYIQADVREPQVILEHARTFLDFSRPVALSLIAIMHFILDEEDPHAIVRELVGRLPSGSCLILAQASLDSFPEAEEHVARTYSSHIPFRPRARAEIVRFFDGLDPVEPGVVTAPEWFKDTPAPELIPYPGYVGVGLVP; via the coding sequence ATGACGGCAGGCAACCCCAAGCACCAGATCGACACCAGCAAGCCGCACCCCGCGCGTGTCTACGACTATCTGCTGGGCGGCAAGGACCACTATCTCGTCGACCGTGAACTGGGCGAGCAGCTGGCCGACTTCATCCGGGTCGGAGCGGAACAGAACCGGGCGTTCATGCACCGCGCCACCGCCTGGGCCGCGCACCAGGGCATCGACCAGTACCTGGACATCGGCACCGGAATCCCGACCGAGCCGAACCTCCACCAGATCGTCCAGGAGATCATTCCGGCGGCCCGGGTCGTCTACGCGGACAACGACCCCATCGTGCTGCGCCACGCCGAGGCCCTGCTGGTGAGCACCCCGGAGGGCGCCACCCACTACATCCAGGCCGATGTCCGCGAACCGCAGGTGATCCTCGAACACGCCCGTACGTTCCTGGACTTCAGCCGGCCGGTCGCCCTGTCGCTCATCGCCATCATGCACTTCATCCTGGACGAGGAGGACCCGCACGCGATCGTGCGCGAGCTGGTCGGCCGGCTGCCGTCCGGCAGCTGCCTCATCCTCGCGCAGGCCAGTCTCGACTCGTTCCCGGAGGCCGAGGAGCATGTGGCCCGTACCTACTCCAGCCACATCCCTTTCCGGCCCAGGGCGCGCGCCGAGATCGTGCGGTTCTTCGACGGGCTCGACCCGGTGGAGCCGGGCGTGGTGACGGCACCCGAGTGGTTCAAGGACACGCCCGCACCCGAGCTCATCCCGTATCCCGGCTATGTCGGCGTGGGGCTGGTCCCGTAG
- a CDS encoding ABC transporter substrate-binding protein, with product MRSIRAAAAVAVTLTTLAGATACGGGSDPSGGGSNASPKTLTYWASNQGPDIPADKRILTPELKKFEKQTGIKVKLEVVPWADLLKRILGATTSGQGPDVLNIGNTWSASLQATGALLPWNKANFAAIGGRDRFVEAAVASAGAPKKDPAAVPLYSLSYALYYNKKMFADAGIAKPPATWDELVADGRKISKNGTSGKWGLGAEGGNLSENIHQAFVLGKQHGADFFDASGKPTFTSPGAVAAVKQYVDLMGKDKVIAPGNAEYAQNQSLSDFSKGRTAMVLWQAAASTFAAQGMKPQDWGAAPAPVESGTPGQGKNVNSMVAGINMAVFKNTKNTKGALKFVKFMTSDEEQKILNKAYGAVPPVTAAQSDPAFNVPGVKVLKDTLTQSAAPLPQVASESQFETTVGTAIKELWADAAAGKTITTASVKSKLTKAQQQMTQ from the coding sequence ATGCGCAGTATCAGAGCCGCAGCAGCAGTCGCCGTCACTCTCACCACGCTCGCCGGAGCCACGGCGTGCGGCGGAGGCAGTGACCCCAGCGGCGGGGGCAGCAACGCGTCCCCCAAGACGCTCACCTACTGGGCCTCCAACCAGGGACCGGACATCCCCGCCGACAAGCGGATCCTCACGCCCGAACTGAAGAAGTTCGAGAAACAGACCGGCATCAAGGTCAAGCTGGAGGTCGTGCCCTGGGCCGACCTGCTCAAGCGAATCCTCGGGGCGACGACCTCGGGCCAGGGTCCCGATGTGCTCAACATCGGCAACACCTGGTCGGCCTCGCTGCAGGCCACCGGCGCTCTGCTGCCCTGGAACAAGGCCAACTTCGCCGCGATCGGCGGCCGCGACCGGTTCGTCGAAGCGGCCGTGGCATCGGCGGGCGCCCCGAAGAAGGACCCGGCGGCCGTCCCGCTGTACTCCCTCTCGTACGCGCTCTACTACAACAAGAAGATGTTCGCCGACGCGGGCATAGCCAAGCCCCCGGCCACCTGGGACGAGTTGGTCGCCGACGGCCGGAAGATCTCCAAGAACGGCACCAGCGGCAAGTGGGGCCTCGGCGCCGAGGGCGGCAACCTCTCGGAGAACATCCACCAGGCGTTCGTACTCGGCAAGCAGCACGGGGCCGACTTCTTCGACGCGTCCGGCAAGCCGACCTTCACCTCTCCCGGTGCCGTGGCCGCCGTGAAGCAGTACGTCGACCTCATGGGCAAGGACAAGGTCATCGCGCCGGGCAACGCGGAGTACGCCCAGAACCAGTCGCTCAGCGATTTCTCCAAGGGCAGGACCGCCATGGTGCTGTGGCAGGCCGCCGCTTCCACCTTCGCCGCCCAGGGGATGAAGCCGCAGGACTGGGGGGCTGCTCCGGCGCCGGTCGAGTCCGGCACCCCCGGGCAGGGGAAGAACGTCAACTCCATGGTGGCGGGCATCAACATGGCCGTCTTCAAGAACACGAAGAACACCAAGGGCGCGCTGAAGTTCGTGAAGTTCATGACCAGCGACGAAGAGCAGAAGATCCTCAACAAGGCCTATGGCGCCGTGCCTCCCGTCACGGCCGCCCAGTCCGACCCCGCCTTCAACGTGCCCGGGGTGAAGGTCCTCAAGGACACGCTGACCCAGAGTGCGGCGCCGCTGCCGCAGGTGGCTTCGGAGTCCCAGTTCGAGACGACCGTCGGAACCGCCATCAAGGAGCTGTGGGCCGACGCCGCTGCCGGAAAGACCATCACGACGGCCTCGGTCAAGTCCAAGCTCACCAAGGCGCAGCAGCAGATGACCCAGTGA
- a CDS encoding carbohydrate ABC transporter permease: protein MTSPPSPEPQSVTRGSAAPLLLESTSQLPPAAGGDALKSGGARRPRTPRIPDRIRRGGLPYLLLLPALVLELLIHILPMVIGIVMSFRGLTQFFIRDWNRAPWTGLHNFRIAVDFNAPIGEALLHSFYVTCAFTVLAVGLSWLIGTGVAILLQEDFRGRGLLRTVFLIPYALPAYTAIITWAFMFQRDNGLVNHVLHDQLGITDKPSFWLIGDNSFYALVIVAVWKSWPFAFLMVMAALQNIPRELYEAAAIDGAGMWQQIRKITLPSLRSVNQVLVLVLFLWTFNDFNTPYVLFGKSAPEAADLVSIHIYQSSFDTWNFGSGSAMSVLLLLFLLLVTAVYLIFTSRGRKSADV, encoded by the coding sequence ATGACCTCCCCTCCGTCGCCAGAGCCCCAGTCCGTCACCCGAGGATCCGCCGCGCCCCTCCTTCTGGAGAGCACGTCCCAGCTACCGCCGGCGGCCGGCGGCGATGCCCTGAAGTCCGGGGGTGCGCGGCGGCCACGCACCCCGCGCATCCCCGACCGGATCCGCCGCGGCGGCCTGCCGTACCTGCTGCTGCTGCCCGCGCTCGTACTCGAACTGCTCATCCACATCCTGCCGATGGTCATCGGCATCGTGATGAGCTTCCGCGGCCTCACTCAGTTCTTCATCCGCGACTGGAACCGGGCGCCCTGGACAGGCCTGCACAACTTCAGGATCGCCGTCGACTTCAACGCCCCGATCGGCGAGGCCCTCCTCCACTCCTTCTATGTCACCTGCGCGTTCACCGTGCTGGCCGTCGGCCTCTCCTGGCTGATCGGTACCGGTGTGGCGATCCTGCTCCAGGAGGACTTCCGGGGCCGCGGACTGCTGCGGACCGTCTTCCTCATCCCGTACGCCCTGCCGGCCTATACCGCGATCATCACCTGGGCGTTCATGTTCCAGCGGGACAACGGGCTGGTGAACCACGTACTCCACGACCAACTGGGCATCACCGACAAGCCGTCGTTCTGGCTGATCGGCGACAACAGCTTCTACGCCCTCGTCATCGTCGCCGTCTGGAAGTCCTGGCCGTTCGCCTTCCTGATGGTGATGGCGGCGCTCCAGAACATTCCGCGCGAGCTGTACGAGGCGGCCGCGATCGACGGCGCCGGGATGTGGCAGCAGATCCGCAAGATCACCCTGCCGTCACTGCGCTCCGTCAATCAGGTCCTGGTCCTGGTCCTCTTCCTGTGGACCTTCAACGACTTCAACACGCCGTACGTCCTGTTCGGCAAATCCGCACCCGAAGCCGCCGACCTGGTCTCCATCCACATCTATCAATCCTCGTTCGACACCTGGAACTTCGGCAGCGGCTCGGCCATGTCCGTGCTGCTCCTGCTCTTCCTGCTGCTGGTGACAGCCGTCTACTTGATCTTCACGTCGCGCGGGAGGAAGAGCGCCGATGTCTAG
- a CDS encoding ABC transporter permease yields MTDLALRRTSADRDRLLRLLQEYGVYAGVAVLIVANIAFTPHFLSAENFRTQAVQVAPVLIVALGMALAIGSEGVDLSVGSVMALSTSLVSLYLGYGVWIALITAVIGGIVVGVANGSLIAFIGVQPIVATLALMVAGRGVALVLLPQLKDIHDPGMASLGSGDMLGIPYLVLIAAALALVVAFTVRRTTFGRQLLAIGDSRPAAQLAGLPVRRVLILVYVCSGVLAAVAGVLASARLQASDPTSLGTLMELSAITAVVVGGTPLSGGRIRIGGTVAGAVLIQLLTATLIKHDLPPSWTQIAQAVVIVLAVYAARERGKR; encoded by the coding sequence ATGACTGACCTGGCGCTCCGGCGCACTTCGGCCGACCGCGACCGGCTGCTGCGGCTCCTCCAGGAGTACGGGGTGTACGCCGGGGTGGCCGTGCTGATCGTGGCCAACATCGCCTTCACTCCGCACTTCCTGTCCGCGGAGAACTTCCGTACCCAGGCCGTGCAGGTCGCACCGGTCCTCATCGTGGCGCTCGGGATGGCGCTGGCGATCGGCAGCGAGGGCGTCGACCTGTCGGTGGGCTCGGTGATGGCCCTCTCGACCTCACTGGTCTCGCTCTATCTCGGCTACGGGGTGTGGATCGCGCTCATCACGGCCGTCATCGGCGGAATCGTGGTGGGGGTGGCCAATGGCTCGCTGATCGCGTTCATCGGTGTCCAGCCCATCGTCGCGACACTGGCGCTGATGGTCGCCGGACGCGGGGTCGCCCTGGTCCTGCTCCCCCAGCTCAAGGACATCCACGACCCCGGGATGGCGTCGCTGGGCTCGGGGGACATGCTCGGCATCCCCTATCTGGTGCTGATCGCGGCAGCCCTCGCCCTGGTCGTCGCGTTCACCGTGCGACGTACGACGTTCGGCAGGCAGCTGCTGGCCATCGGCGACAGCCGGCCGGCCGCGCAGCTGGCGGGACTTCCGGTCCGGCGGGTGCTGATCCTGGTCTATGTCTGTTCCGGGGTGCTGGCCGCCGTCGCCGGTGTCCTCGCGTCGGCGCGCCTGCAGGCCAGTGACCCGACCTCGCTCGGCACTCTGATGGAACTCTCCGCGATCACCGCGGTGGTCGTCGGCGGTACGCCGCTGAGCGGCGGCCGCATCAGGATCGGCGGCACCGTGGCGGGGGCCGTCCTCATCCAGCTGCTCACCGCCACGCTCATCAAGCACGATCTGCCGCCGTCCTGGACGCAGATCGCTCAGGCCGTGGTGATCGTGCTCGCGGTGTACGCGGCACGGGAACGGGGGAAGCGGTGA
- a CDS encoding sugar ABC transporter ATP-binding protein — MLSVTGLTKTFPGARALDGVDFAVRPGEVHALIGENGAGKSTLIKVLTGVYRPDEGELTYRQKPVSFATPLAAQHAGISTIYQEVNLVPLLSVARNLFLGREPRNRIGLIDFRRMHREADEALCSLGVRTDVRRPLRSLGVGTQQMVALARAVSVDARVVIMDEPTSSLEPAEVRTLFGVIRMLRERGIAVIYVSHRLEELYEVCDTVTVLRDGEVVHTGPIAELGRLRLVSMMLGREMGEVRSEGLTQFTGGHADETEPVLRAEELTIRHVLKDVSIDIRPGEVVGLGGLLGSGRSETAKAIAGALSPESGRVLVAGGAVRTGSTPAAIRAGISLLPEDRKAEGIVPGLSVRENIALAALPGLSRFGLVDEKRIDSIVETFMTRLRIKAAGPHQKVGELSGGNQQKVLLARWLAMRPKVLLLDEPTRGIDVGAKAEVQRLIDELAEDGLGVLLISSDLEELIEGSDRVVVLRDGAVVAELSGDAVTGEQLLRAIAAKGGDDD; from the coding sequence GTGCTGTCCGTCACCGGTCTGACCAAGACGTTCCCGGGCGCCCGTGCGCTCGACGGGGTGGACTTCGCGGTGCGGCCCGGCGAGGTCCATGCGCTGATCGGTGAGAACGGCGCCGGGAAGTCCACCCTCATCAAGGTGCTGACCGGTGTCTACCGCCCCGACGAGGGCGAGTTGACCTACCGTCAGAAGCCGGTGTCGTTCGCCACCCCGCTCGCCGCACAGCACGCCGGGATCTCCACGATCTACCAGGAGGTGAATCTGGTCCCGCTGCTGAGTGTGGCCCGCAACCTCTTCCTCGGCCGCGAGCCCCGCAACCGTATCGGCCTGATCGACTTCCGCCGGATGCACCGCGAGGCGGACGAGGCACTGTGCTCGCTGGGGGTACGGACCGACGTCCGCAGACCGTTGCGTTCGCTCGGCGTCGGCACGCAGCAGATGGTGGCACTCGCCCGTGCGGTCTCGGTCGACGCGCGGGTGGTCATCATGGACGAGCCGACGTCCTCACTCGAACCGGCGGAGGTCCGGACCCTGTTCGGGGTGATCCGAATGCTGCGCGAGCGCGGGATCGCGGTGATCTATGTCAGCCACCGCCTTGAGGAGCTGTACGAGGTCTGCGACACCGTGACCGTGCTGCGGGACGGCGAAGTCGTACACACCGGACCGATCGCCGAGCTCGGCCGGCTGCGGCTGGTCTCCATGATGCTCGGGCGCGAGATGGGCGAGGTGCGCAGCGAAGGCCTCACCCAGTTCACCGGCGGGCACGCCGACGAGACCGAACCCGTCCTGCGAGCCGAGGAATTGACGATCCGCCATGTCCTGAAGGATGTTTCGATCGACATCCGGCCCGGCGAGGTTGTCGGGCTCGGCGGGCTGCTCGGCTCGGGCCGCAGCGAGACCGCCAAGGCCATCGCCGGCGCGCTGTCGCCCGAATCGGGGCGAGTGCTCGTCGCGGGTGGCGCCGTCCGTACGGGATCAACCCCCGCGGCCATCCGGGCGGGCATCAGTCTGCTGCCGGAGGACCGCAAGGCCGAGGGCATCGTGCCGGGGCTCTCGGTCCGGGAGAACATCGCACTCGCCGCGCTGCCGGGGCTCTCGCGCTTCGGCCTGGTCGACGAGAAACGTATCGACAGCATCGTGGAGACCTTCATGACGCGTCTGCGGATCAAGGCCGCGGGCCCGCACCAGAAGGTGGGCGAACTCTCCGGCGGCAACCAGCAGAAGGTGCTGCTCGCCCGCTGGCTCGCCATGCGGCCCAAAGTGCTGCTCCTCGACGAGCCGACCCGGGGCATCGACGTCGGTGCCAAGGCCGAGGTCCAGAGACTCATCGACGAACTCGCCGAGGACGGACTGGGCGTGCTGCTGATCTCCTCGGACCTGGAGGAGCTGATCGAGGGCTCCGACCGGGTGGTCGTCCTGCGGGACGGCGCCGTCGTCGCGGAGCTGTCGGGTGACGCCGTCACCGGGGAGCAGTTGCTGCGGGCCATCGCGGCGAAGGGCGGGGACGATGACTGA
- a CDS encoding ROK family transcriptional regulator, with the protein MAEQGRRTVRDLRRGNRAEVVQRLYFDGPLSRQELGAATGLSSGSISNVVAELAADGLLEEAGVVESEGGRPRTLLRVAPASGHLIGIDVGETRVRVELFDLSLGELARAERPLVHHGYDIGRIVGHIREAVADVLREADVSAARLVGVGVGVPGIIDRDGPDGVVVHGQTVGWDAVPLEAMLRESAELPSWVPLFIDNGAKTLGQAEMWFGGGRGASDAVVVLFGSGVSACVVVDGELYGGADSRAVEWGHTTVRVGGRRCRCGSPGCLEAYVGAEAIRERWLESGGPPAAAADEETALATLLAAALPTAGGSAGDTAAAGLLDETAEYLGAGIADLINLFRPERILVGGWAGLLLGPALLPAVRRYAKEYAMHHPAGRVTIDLGTLGADAVTLGAATLPLADFLARGGRHRRHDAPDAGAGPAALLRGQGNWRPVVVERR; encoded by the coding sequence ATGGCTGAACAGGGCAGACGAACAGTGCGTGACCTGCGGCGCGGCAACCGCGCAGAGGTAGTGCAACGGTTGTATTTCGACGGGCCGCTGAGCCGTCAGGAGCTCGGCGCGGCCACCGGTCTGAGCTCGGGTTCGATCAGCAATGTGGTCGCTGAACTGGCCGCCGACGGACTGCTCGAAGAGGCCGGGGTGGTCGAGTCGGAGGGCGGCCGTCCGCGTACGCTGCTGCGCGTCGCCCCCGCGAGCGGCCATCTGATCGGGATCGACGTGGGGGAGACCCGCGTCCGGGTCGAGCTCTTCGACCTGTCGCTGGGTGAACTGGCGCGTGCTGAACGTCCGTTGGTGCACCATGGCTATGACATCGGCCGGATCGTCGGCCATATCCGCGAAGCCGTCGCCGATGTGCTCCGGGAGGCGGACGTGAGCGCGGCCCGGCTGGTCGGCGTCGGAGTGGGCGTACCGGGGATCATCGACCGGGACGGGCCCGACGGCGTCGTCGTGCACGGCCAGACCGTCGGCTGGGACGCCGTCCCGCTGGAGGCGATGCTCCGCGAGTCGGCCGAACTCCCGTCCTGGGTACCGCTCTTCATCGACAACGGGGCCAAGACCCTGGGCCAGGCGGAGATGTGGTTCGGCGGCGGGCGTGGTGCGAGCGACGCTGTCGTGGTGCTGTTCGGTTCCGGAGTCAGCGCGTGCGTCGTCGTCGACGGCGAGCTGTACGGCGGTGCGGACAGCAGGGCCGTCGAGTGGGGGCACACCACCGTACGGGTGGGTGGGCGGCGTTGCCGCTGCGGTTCGCCCGGCTGCCTGGAGGCATACGTGGGCGCCGAGGCCATCCGGGAGCGGTGGCTGGAGTCGGGCGGGCCTCCGGCCGCGGCAGCCGACGAGGAGACGGCCCTCGCCACCCTGCTCGCCGCGGCGCTGCCCACGGCCGGCGGCAGTGCGGGCGACACCGCCGCTGCCGGGCTGCTGGACGAGACCGCCGAGTATCTGGGGGCGGGCATCGCCGATCTGATCAACCTCTTCCGCCCCGAACGGATCCTGGTGGGGGGCTGGGCCGGCCTGCTCCTCGGTCCGGCACTGCTGCCCGCTGTGCGCCGGTACGCGAAGGAGTACGCGATGCACCACCCGGCCGGGCGCGTCACCATCGACCTGGGCACGCTGGGCGCCGACGCGGTGACACTGGGGGCGGCCACTCTGCCGCTCGCCGATTTCCTCGCCCGCGGCGGCAGGCACCGCAGACACGATGCCCCGGACGCGGGCGCCGGACCTGCCGCGCTGCTGCGGGGGCAGGGGAACTGGCGGCCTGTCGTGGTCGAACGGCGATGA
- a CDS encoding transglycosylase family protein: MAASGRHRRYEPSRINRASLAVTAGGAGLALPLLTAGSAGAASGDVWDKVARCESTGDWQINTGNGYYGGLQFSRSTWQAYGGGVYAARADLATERQQIAVAEKVLRAQGPTAWPVCSVRAGLSRDDAAPETAVRTGTGAGARTGTGTRTGARTAKPRSEPESRTRPAPSARPAASTAPAAHPAAYTVVSGDSLSGIAESENVSGGWHRLYEGNRRVVGADPDLIRPGQRLSIGEQQQKATTGHPAGPTEPRSAKTAPARTGPAKPRTTRTEAAPAEPAAPHSKPRRTPPPAKHHSAEHHSAAPTAASTALVAPVPGHHTTPYRASGGSWSSGHHTGIDFPVPTGTSVKAVAAGRVVAAGWGGAYGYQVVIRHTNGTYTQYAHLSAVTVRMGQNVQRGQRIARSGATGNATGPHLHFEARTGPEYGNDTDPLAYLRAGGVTV; this comes from the coding sequence ATGGCCGCATCCGGTCGTCATCGCCGTTACGAGCCGAGCCGGATCAACCGTGCCTCGCTCGCGGTCACCGCCGGCGGTGCCGGACTCGCGCTCCCGCTGCTCACCGCCGGTTCGGCCGGCGCGGCATCGGGGGACGTCTGGGACAAGGTGGCGCGCTGCGAATCCACCGGCGACTGGCAGATCAACACGGGCAACGGCTACTACGGCGGGCTCCAGTTCAGCCGGTCCACCTGGCAGGCGTACGGCGGTGGCGTCTACGCCGCGCGGGCGGACCTGGCGACCGAGCGGCAGCAGATCGCGGTCGCGGAGAAGGTGCTCAGGGCGCAGGGGCCCACGGCCTGGCCGGTCTGCTCGGTACGGGCCGGGCTCAGCAGGGACGACGCCGCCCCGGAGACCGCCGTACGGACGGGCACGGGAGCCGGAGCCCGCACTGGCACGGGGACTCGCACGGGGGCGCGGACCGCGAAGCCCCGGAGCGAGCCGGAGTCGCGGACCCGGCCGGCACCGTCCGCGAGACCGGCGGCGTCCACCGCCCCCGCCGCGCACCCTGCCGCCTACACCGTGGTCAGCGGCGACTCGCTCTCCGGGATCGCCGAGTCCGAGAACGTCAGTGGCGGCTGGCACCGGTTGTACGAGGGGAACCGCCGGGTGGTCGGCGCCGACCCCGATCTGATCCGTCCCGGCCAGCGGCTGAGCATCGGCGAGCAGCAGCAGAAGGCCACGACGGGTCACCCGGCCGGCCCCACCGAGCCCCGGTCCGCGAAGACCGCGCCCGCGAGGACCGGCCCCGCGAAGCCCCGCACGACGCGGACCGAAGCGGCCCCTGCCGAGCCCGCGGCGCCGCACTCGAAACCCCGCCGGACACCGCCGCCCGCGAAACACCACTCCGCGGAACACCACTCCGCGGCGCCGACCGCGGCATCGACGGCCCTGGTCGCGCCCGTACCCGGCCACCACACCACGCCCTACCGCGCGTCCGGCGGGTCCTGGTCCAGCGGCCACCACACCGGTATCGACTTCCCGGTTCCGACCGGCACCTCGGTGAAGGCGGTCGCCGCGGGCCGGGTCGTCGCCGCGGGCTGGGGCGGTGCCTACGGTTACCAGGTGGTCATCCGGCATACGAACGGCACGTACACCCAGTACGCCCATCTGTCCGCAGTGACCGTCCGAATGGGCCAGAACGTCCAGCGGGGACAGCGCATCGCCCGCTCGGGGGCGACCGGGAACGCCACCGGTCCGCACCTGCACTTCGAGGCGCGGACCGGCCCGGAGTACGGCAACGACACCGATCCGCTGGCCTACCTCAGGGCGGGCGGCGTCACCGTGTGA
- a CDS encoding PadR family transcriptional regulator — protein MTQAAFFILTALIDEPRHGYGIVREVEELSDGEVQLRVGTLYGVLDRLAADGLIELDREEAQQGRLRRYYALTDDGASALSAEAERMAAGARTATRRMAAHRPADARAQPTTRPGRPGLAGGGA, from the coding sequence ATGACCCAGGCCGCGTTCTTCATACTGACCGCACTGATCGACGAGCCGAGACACGGTTACGGCATCGTGCGCGAGGTCGAGGAGCTGTCCGACGGCGAGGTCCAGCTCCGGGTCGGGACGCTGTACGGCGTCCTGGACCGGCTGGCGGCGGACGGGCTCATCGAACTGGACCGCGAGGAGGCGCAGCAGGGCCGGCTCAGGCGGTACTACGCCCTCACCGACGACGGCGCCTCCGCGCTGTCGGCCGAGGCCGAGCGGATGGCGGCCGGAGCGCGTACCGCGACCCGCCGGATGGCCGCCCACCGCCCGGCGGATGCCCGCGCGCAGCCCACCACCCGGCCAGGACGCCCGGGCCTCGCAGGAGGTGGCGCATGA
- a CDS encoding DMT family transporter, giving the protein MSALALSVLLSLVSAVAYAAGAIVQERVAAATPGSPYAPLRHGGWWAAMTLNGLGAGLHVVALAYGPLSLVQPLGALTIVFALPMAAVFVHRKAGATAWRGAIMAAVGLAGLLALTGGADSGTLPGGERTVLALATFGGIAVLFLAALRVRKPVVRSIVLATGAGVAFGAASVFTKTVAVDLTSHTPTAEWASLLAIAGFAATGVLLSQASYRGAGLAAPLATVTVVNPVLAAAIGVTLFGEQFRYGVAGTVLALACGVVAAGGLILLTTERLSADRPGSEDERVSGDRQNSAQVPPLGRPAGPAPRLVPARTRSKKDDHTVTPPALR; this is encoded by the coding sequence ATGAGTGCCCTCGCGCTGTCCGTGCTGCTGTCGCTGGTCTCCGCGGTCGCGTATGCGGCCGGAGCCATCGTGCAGGAACGCGTCGCCGCGGCCACCCCCGGCAGCCCGTACGCACCTCTGCGTCATGGCGGCTGGTGGGCCGCCATGACGCTGAACGGCCTCGGAGCGGGACTGCACGTGGTCGCGCTGGCGTACGGGCCGCTGAGCCTGGTGCAGCCGCTCGGCGCGCTGACCATCGTCTTCGCACTACCGATGGCCGCCGTGTTCGTACATCGCAAGGCGGGCGCTACCGCCTGGCGCGGCGCGATCATGGCCGCCGTGGGTCTGGCCGGGCTGCTCGCGCTGACCGGCGGTGCGGACAGCGGCACGCTCCCCGGCGGTGAGCGGACCGTACTGGCGCTCGCGACCTTCGGCGGGATCGCGGTGCTCTTCCTGGCGGCCCTGCGCGTGCGCAAGCCGGTCGTGCGGAGCATTGTGCTGGCGACGGGCGCGGGCGTGGCCTTCGGCGCCGCTTCCGTCTTCACCAAGACCGTCGCGGTGGACCTGACCTCGCACACGCCGACCGCAGAGTGGGCGAGCCTGCTGGCGATCGCCGGGTTCGCGGCGACCGGAGTGCTGCTCTCGCAGGCGTCGTACCGGGGAGCCGGTCTCGCCGCCCCGCTGGCGACCGTCACCGTCGTCAACCCGGTGCTGGCCGCGGCGATCGGGGTCACGCTCTTCGGCGAGCAGTTCCGTTACGGGGTGGCCGGTACGGTGCTGGCGCTCGCCTGCGGTGTCGTGGCGGCGGGCGGACTGATCCTCCTGACGACGGAGCGGCTCTCCGCCGACCGGCCGGGGTCCGAGGACGAGCGCGTGTCAGGGGACCGGCAGAACTCCGCCCAGGTACCGCCACTCGGCCGCCCCGCGGGACCGGCGCCGCGGCTGGTGCCCGCGCGCACCAGGTCCAAGAAGGACGATCACACGGTGACGCCGCCCGCCCTGAGGTAG